The Pseudomonas extremaustralis genome contains a region encoding:
- a CDS encoding GGDEF domain-containing protein gives MIEDEQQLLMRALDAATNPVLITERTGCIVWINKAFSQLSGYSKPELVGKTPHLLSSGRQTTTFYRELWMTILAGLTWQGEMIERRKDGSHCTINQVITPVCDPDGVVTHFIAILHNFQVMDEERKRMQQLAFHDGLTGLPNRSLFLSLLNQAINHATRQHKPLALMFIDLDRFKAVNDTHGHACGDKLLVAVAERLSQSVRRSDVVCRLSGDEFAILVTGMEQAAQVEALAEKLIGAVDQPFMIDAHRLHTHISVGISVGISLYPADGVSVEQLLARADNAMYQAKRRGGSTCHLSLINQPVE, from the coding sequence ATGATCGAAGATGAGCAGCAACTGTTGATGAGGGCACTGGACGCCGCAACGAACCCGGTGCTGATCACTGAGAGGACCGGTTGCATCGTGTGGATCAATAAGGCGTTCAGCCAGCTCAGTGGCTATTCCAAGCCGGAACTGGTGGGCAAGACCCCGCATTTGTTGTCGTCGGGACGACAAACGACCACGTTTTACCGGGAATTATGGATGACCATCCTCGCGGGCCTGACGTGGCAAGGCGAGATGATCGAGCGCCGCAAGGACGGCTCCCACTGCACGATCAATCAGGTCATTACGCCGGTGTGCGACCCCGATGGGGTGGTCACGCATTTCATCGCCATCCTGCACAACTTCCAGGTGATGGATGAGGAACGCAAGCGCATGCAACAACTGGCCTTCCATGATGGGCTGACGGGGCTGCCCAATCGCAGCCTGTTCCTGAGTCTGCTCAATCAGGCGATCAACCACGCGACTCGGCAGCACAAGCCGCTGGCGCTGATGTTCATCGATCTTGACCGTTTCAAAGCGGTGAACGACACCCACGGGCATGCCTGCGGCGACAAGTTGCTGGTGGCCGTGGCTGAACGGCTCAGCCAATCGGTGCGCCGCTCCGACGTTGTCTGCCGTTTGAGCGGCGATGAGTTCGCGATTCTGGTGACCGGCATGGAGCAAGCGGCACAGGTTGAGGCGCTGGCCGAAAAACTCATCGGGGCGGTCGATCAGCCCTTCATGATCGACGCCCATCGCTTGCACACGCACATCAGTGTCGGTATCAGCGTAGGGATCAGCCTTTATCCGGCGGACGGTGTGAGCGTCGAGCAGTTGCTGGCGCGGGCCGACAATGCGATGTACCAAGCCAAAAGGCGCGGCGGCAGCACCTGCCATTTGAGTCTGATCAACCAGCCCGTCGAATGA
- a CDS encoding universal stress protein: protein MSQTPRLLLIAPPTMTRTPAFDRAAALARAMQLPLHIVAFNYLQALAIAGLFAPEQINRAREGYLDTHRHWLTEQAVSMSKHGIEVTSEVVWVHHPYEEILNFVNEMPLALIVKDAEDVPALKRVFFTPLDWQLLRDCPVPVHLVTDARHPLPRKVLAIVDVLRSEEQDQVFNDQIVEAAAKLATQCNAQLELLHVYDWAAVYAKDMGYGAVPLAAGLYESLNEAQHEAFSALAERQGIAPEQRHFIEGVPLMNICNFAHDHQIDIIVMGTVQHGGLNKLLGTTAESLLHHAPCSMWAIKPSRG from the coding sequence ATGTCGCAGACCCCGCGTTTACTCTTGATTGCCCCTCCCACCATGACCCGGACACCGGCGTTCGACCGTGCTGCCGCGTTGGCACGCGCGATGCAATTGCCGCTGCACATCGTCGCGTTCAATTACCTGCAAGCCCTGGCGATTGCCGGCCTGTTCGCGCCGGAACAGATCAACCGCGCACGGGAAGGCTATCTGGACACCCATCGGCACTGGCTCACCGAGCAGGCCGTCTCAATGAGCAAGCACGGGATCGAGGTCACCAGCGAGGTGGTGTGGGTGCATCACCCTTATGAGGAAATCCTGAATTTCGTCAATGAGATGCCGCTGGCCCTGATCGTCAAGGATGCCGAGGACGTACCGGCGTTGAAACGGGTGTTCTTTACGCCGCTGGATTGGCAACTGCTGCGCGACTGCCCGGTGCCGGTGCATCTGGTCACCGATGCGCGGCATCCGCTGCCACGCAAGGTGCTGGCGATCGTCGATGTGTTGCGCAGCGAGGAGCAGGACCAGGTGTTCAATGACCAGATCGTCGAGGCCGCCGCCAAGCTGGCCACCCAGTGCAATGCACAGCTTGAACTGCTGCATGTGTACGACTGGGCGGCGGTATACGCCAAAGACATGGGCTATGGCGCGGTGCCCCTGGCCGCCGGGCTCTATGAATCCCTCAACGAAGCGCAGCATGAGGCGTTCAGCGCGCTGGCCGAGCGCCAGGGCATCGCCCCCGAGCAACGGCACTTTATCGAAGGGGTGCCGTTGATGAATATCTGCAACTTCGCCCATGACCATCAGATCGACATCATCGTCATGGGCACCGTGCAGCATGGCGGCCTGAACAAGCTGCTGGGCACCACCGCCGAAAGCCTGCTGCACCATGCACCTTGCAGTATGTGGGCGATCAAACCGTCACGCGGCTGA
- a CDS encoding universal stress protein — protein MSQYQNLLLIADRTLYHSPALLRAVALAKACGATLHVRAFIEPTPIIHLWEEHVDESVFQDYLRRYRYWLTEELQRHGGNGLKVTVELVFTTHPMLDILRTIADLNPDLVIKDIKAEPMLKRVFITPLDCQLLRECTTPLHLVSQARYGLPHRVVAAVDPFDPDTQISGLNDAIIQNALALALQCDAPLHLLHAYDLSPAFNGEAPLVMGGWNLDFAEELRQSLHQAFVTLADRYGVPPERRHFVMGQPVPVIQAFVDEFQADVVVMGTAHRVGLERLIGSNTERALYSVPGSILAIRQPPPASTVKEA, from the coding sequence ATGAGCCAATACCAAAATCTGCTGCTGATCGCCGACCGCACGCTGTATCACTCCCCGGCGCTGTTACGGGCGGTGGCGCTGGCCAAGGCGTGTGGCGCGACCCTGCATGTCAGAGCGTTTATCGAGCCCACACCGATCATTCATTTGTGGGAGGAGCACGTCGACGAGTCGGTCTTTCAGGACTACCTGCGGCGCTACCGCTATTGGTTGACGGAAGAGCTTCAACGGCATGGCGGGAATGGGCTGAAGGTCACGGTTGAACTGGTGTTCACCACCCATCCCATGCTGGACATCCTGCGCACCATCGCCGACCTGAACCCCGACCTGGTGATCAAGGACATCAAGGCCGAGCCCATGCTCAAGCGCGTGTTCATCACACCGCTCGACTGCCAACTGCTGCGCGAGTGCACGACGCCGTTGCATCTGGTGAGCCAGGCCCGTTACGGCTTGCCCCATCGCGTGGTGGCTGCTGTCGACCCGTTCGATCCCGACACGCAGATCAGCGGCCTCAACGACGCCATCATCCAGAACGCCCTGGCCCTGGCCCTGCAATGCGATGCGCCGTTGCACTTGCTGCATGCCTACGACCTGTCCCCGGCGTTCAACGGTGAGGCGCCGCTGGTCATGGGCGGCTGGAACCTGGACTTCGCTGAAGAGTTGCGCCAGTCGCTGCACCAGGCGTTCGTCACCCTGGCTGACCGTTATGGGGTACCGCCGGAGCGGCGGCACTTTGTCATGGGGCAGCCGGTGCCGGTGATTCAGGCGTTTGTCGACGAGTTCCAGGCCGATGTGGTGGTCATGGGCACGGCGCACCGGGTCGGGCTCGAACGGCTGATCGGCAGCAACACCGAACGTGCACTGTATTCGGTGCCGGGCAGTATTTTAGCGATCCGGCAACCACCGCCAGCCTCAACGGTTAAAGAGGCTTGA
- a CDS encoding Lpp/OprI family alanine-zipper lipoprotein translates to MNKYLSVSLLALALATSAGCSHQAAKDFDARLNAAENTAATARLRADEAYLKADQAAALAAQAQRTADEANERAIRMLTKATRK, encoded by the coding sequence ATGAACAAATACCTGTCCGTTTCACTGCTGGCGCTCGCGCTGGCCACGTCAGCAGGGTGCAGCCATCAAGCCGCCAAGGATTTCGATGCGCGCCTGAATGCCGCGGAAAACACCGCCGCCACCGCGCGCCTGCGCGCCGATGAAGCCTATCTCAAGGCCGACCAGGCGGCGGCGCTGGCCGCCCAGGCGCAGCGCACGGCTGACGAGGCCAACGAGCGGGCGATCCGCATGCTGACCAAAGCGACCAGAAAATAA
- a CDS encoding zinc-dependent alcohol dehydrogenase family protein produces MRAMVLHTAGQPLQLEERPIPTPGAQQLLIKVLACGVCRTDLHLVDGELPQARLPRVPGHEIVGEVTAVGAAVEPRWIGRRVGVPWLGWTCGECQFCTSGRENLCDQAQFTGCQLDGGYAEYTVADARFCLPIPDGLSDMQAAPLLCAGLIGFRALQMAPQARHLGLYGFGAAAHLAIQVALGRGQQVYAFTRPDDREGQAYARSLGAVWAGASDQPPPHLLDASLIFAPVGALVPLALEATVKGGCVICAGIHMSDIPSFPYRLLWGERSVRSVANLTRQDGTAFFDTLQHTPVHCDITRFALSDANAALAHLRAGQFNGAIVLTP; encoded by the coding sequence ATGCGTGCCATGGTTCTGCACACCGCCGGGCAGCCGCTGCAACTTGAGGAGCGGCCCATCCCGACACCCGGCGCCCAGCAATTGCTGATCAAGGTGCTGGCCTGTGGCGTGTGCCGCACTGACCTGCATCTGGTGGACGGTGAGTTGCCGCAAGCGCGGCTGCCACGGGTGCCCGGCCATGAGATCGTCGGTGAAGTGACGGCCGTGGGCGCCGCTGTCGAGCCGCGCTGGATCGGTCGCCGCGTGGGGGTGCCATGGCTCGGCTGGACCTGCGGCGAGTGTCAGTTCTGCACCTCGGGTCGGGAAAACCTCTGCGACCAGGCACAATTCACCGGCTGTCAGCTGGACGGCGGCTACGCCGAATACACCGTGGCGGACGCACGCTTTTGCCTGCCGATTCCCGACGGGCTCTCGGACATGCAGGCCGCGCCGTTGCTGTGTGCCGGCCTGATCGGCTTCCGCGCCCTGCAAATGGCGCCCCAGGCCCGCCACCTGGGGCTTTACGGCTTCGGCGCGGCGGCGCATCTGGCGATTCAGGTAGCGCTGGGCCGGGGTCAACAGGTGTACGCCTTCACCCGACCGGACGACCGCGAAGGCCAGGCGTATGCCCGCTCACTCGGCGCAGTGTGGGCCGGCGCCTCGGACCAGCCGCCACCGCACCTGCTGGATGCGAGCCTGATCTTCGCGCCTGTCGGCGCGCTGGTACCGTTGGCGCTGGAGGCTACCGTCAAGGGGGGTTGTGTGATTTGTGCCGGCATACACATGAGTGACATCCCGAGCTTCCCCTATCGCTTGCTGTGGGGCGAACGCAGTGTGCGTTCAGTGGCCAACCTGACCCGCCAAGACGGAACGGCGTTTTTCGATACCTTGCAGCACACCCCGGTGCACTGCGATATCACCCGCTTTGCCCTGAGCGATGCCAACGCGGCGCTGGCGCACTTGCGAGCCGGTCAATTCAACGGTGCGATTGTGCTGACACCGTGA
- the fnr gene encoding fumarate/nitrate reduction transcriptional regulator Fnr codes for MPETRPLKASCSTCSVSAMCLTLGLDDHEVVHVDKLITQRLKVKKGAALYRTADPLRSLYAVRTGSFKTCLVSVDGREQVTGFQISGDMLGLDAISADAHACTAIALEDSEVCPIHFAHLENLARNLPSLQHNFNRLLSREIVRDHTLLMLMGNMNSDERLVAFLLNLSQRFASRGYSARHFVLKMRREEIGSYLGLRLETICRGIAHLRDKGLAHIDGRNVTIYDLDGLKRLVAGCDRPV; via the coding sequence TTGCCCGAAACTCGCCCCCTGAAGGCGAGTTGTTCTACCTGCAGCGTGTCGGCAATGTGTCTCACCCTCGGCCTCGACGATCACGAGGTGGTGCATGTCGACAAACTGATTACACAACGGCTCAAGGTCAAAAAAGGCGCGGCGTTGTACCGCACCGCAGATCCGTTGCGCTCGCTCTACGCGGTGAGGACCGGGTCCTTCAAGACCTGCCTGGTGTCGGTCGATGGGCGTGAACAGGTCACCGGTTTTCAAATCTCTGGGGACATGCTCGGCCTGGATGCCATCAGTGCCGACGCGCATGCCTGTACGGCGATTGCGCTGGAGGACAGTGAGGTGTGCCCCATCCACTTCGCCCACCTGGAGAACCTCGCCCGCAACCTGCCGTCGCTGCAGCACAATTTCAACCGCTTGCTGAGCCGTGAAATCGTGCGCGACCACACCTTGCTGATGCTGATGGGCAACATGAATTCGGATGAGCGCTTGGTGGCGTTCCTGCTGAACCTGTCGCAGCGCTTCGCAAGCCGTGGCTATTCGGCCAGGCACTTTGTGCTGAAAATGCGTCGCGAGGAAATCGGTTCCTACCTGGGCTTGCGCCTGGAAACCATCTGTCGTGGCATTGCCCACCTGCGTGACAAGGGCCTGGCGCACATCGACGGGCGCAACGTCACGATCTACGACCTGGACGGGCTCAAGCGCCTGGTCGCCGGGTGTGATCGTCCTGTCTAG